In Vicia villosa cultivar HV-30 ecotype Madison, WI unplaced genomic scaffold, Vvil1.0 ctg.000587F_1_1, whole genome shotgun sequence, the genomic window TACCCGATGAATCCATCACATCATGGAAAGTGCTCGGAAAGCTTTTCTCCAGGCACTTCACGGCCTCCCGAAGACACCCGAAGTCGGAAGCCTCCCTAGAAGCCATCATCCAGGGGAAAGACGAATCCCTCCGAGCCTACATAGAaaggttcaacaaagaggccgCGCAGGTGTCCACAACCGCCCACTTGAAGAAGTTCTTGCTCGAACAGGGTCTCCGACCACGTTCAGATTTCGCCAAAGCCGTCGGGATCGAGACGCCCGCCACTCTGGACGAATTCTTCCTCAAGGCCCAAGCATACATAcaatacaaagaaaaagaaactgcTCACGCGGTCCGCAACTCCAGACAGGAAGAGAATACTAAAGGTTCCCGTTAAGACGATTCTCGCCGGGGATCCGACAAGAAGAAAGAAGATAAAGGTCGAGACCCTAAAGACTACAAAGCACCAGCGGGAAAATTCCGGGAGTACACCCCACTGAACGCATCGAGGGAACGCATCTTAAACGAGTGCGAGAACGCCGAGTTTCATACAGGCAAGGTCCGTTTTCCAAAGTACATGCCCGCACAGCCAAACGTCGACAAATCAAAGTTCTGCCATTTCCACAAAGGCCACGGGCATAACACCGAAGAATGCATCCACCTGAAAGACGCGATAGAAATATTAATCCGAGAAGGACACCTGAAGCAGTACGCGAAGAAGCAAGAGGCCGCCAAGGAAGCCAAACCAGTCGTCGAGGAAAAACCAGCAGAAGATACGCCcgccatgcaagtggccatgagTATCACCAGACCGGGAGACTTTTACCTCTCCGACTGGGCTAGGGTGTCTTCCACCCCCTCTCCTCACAGCCCATGGGAATTCTTCCCTTCCGCCATGGTCATCTCCGGAGGAGGATTCAGCAAACTCACTGTCGGATCCGTAAAACGCAAGTTCGACGAGCTAATTTCAGCGAATTCGAGCAAAGCTGCTACTCTCGACCTCGCCAAGGGCAGCTCATCCCCCATATTATTCTACATGGAAGAACTATCGGGCGGAGCACCCAACCCGACCATTCCCCTCCTTATCCGGGCTCGAATGGCCAACTTTGACGTGCGCCGCATATTGGTCGATCAAGGGAGCTCGGTGGATATCATGTACTCCTAGCTATTCAAAACGTTGCAGCTGAACGACAGCCACCTCACCCCTTACGTAGGCTCagatgtaacacccctctaataccccgcggtaattaacaaaattaaatcagagtaaacatgcaaagggtgtcacaattcaaaaataaaagaaaacacacgttcgacaTATGTCATGCATGCACTGAAAtatctgaattataactcattagataaaaatcatgtttacacagcggaatcaaatcatcaagtcaacattacatcgttaatgtatcagacttcaaataaaacaaacaatagagttataatcgaaactcaaaacatcgcgttcccagtgttacatctatcagagcatgacaccgacacaacaactaaaccgacttatgagctaatcctcaccaagtcgaaagcagctatcctcaatctgaaaatatcaacagtaagggtgagtctcatcacagttaacaaatgttattgcatcttaaataacaacacatcatagtttatcattcacccaattacatcatattcagattatcaggaacatccatcgtttacacaaacatcatcagaacacatctttcacacagacaatcatactcaacactaattcaacaaaacacgcaagcaacgcatcattaatatttataacactggaatacttccaatcatgttataaaagtatgcatatgtatgaactgacactatgtatgtggtaccaacatcgtcAAATGGgactaacccatgaccgatccaacatcatccagatacggccctgccagcacagattcctcacaatgggaatcatgcccttcactgatccaacacacccttatggatacagtatcatcaatgcacatgaatgaatgcaacatatacaacatacttataccatcgtcaagtctaatgagtaacatcatcaaatactcatttcatcatcatcattaacatcatcatcatcaaagtatgtttatatacattagcatcattcaatacagtcaatcatcatcatcatcatcattaaagaacatacatgtgtccacatcaatcatcatcatcaataagaagaacacacatgtacccacatcattccaatacaatcaatcaacatcatacaattctctacaaatcatcacatcataatattttcaaaacaacatcttatattgtcacatttcatcatatatgtcaacaatacatcatccaatcaaacaaatcgtcacatgattaatatttcaacatagcatgtatttaacatatctcatcacatatatgtacaatacatcattcatcaagaaataaaataatatttaaagataattggattcacacctcatttcatcatttaaaacacgtaggctatctcataagattcatcgtgctcgaaacggcactaaaaacggacctacggttcgaaagttacacatcatttaacttttccaagaaaacaactaacgctacagcacgcggcgcaaccaaagttcgcggcgcgacctgaaccacaaaaaacgcgttcgcggcgccaacctatgcacgcggcgcggaacgagaaaaagttacgccttcgggGCGCCAACACGAGGACGctgcgcgaactggcgatttcgcagactatcgggtctacgtcagatcctgcgatctgactcaatctgagtccaaaactgactctaaacatcatatgcaggcagttaatcatcaattgcatcactattcatcatcacacatcaaaacaacacataatctatcaataattcatgcaattttcatcaattcataacctccctaaacctaacatatgatccaattgactcaacaacatccctaatcaatattattatctaagaacacgataatagatgataaccagagagtccccccttaccttagccaagagttcctgatctttggtcctcttcctctttggttcctctttacgttcctcagctcttctcttccacttctcatttttcacgttctgactcttttcctcatttcccaattttccttatttcatgaaacataacattttaattagtaaaggctttactaacataataccccctctttactaacaccacacttggcccaatagcctatctcatatttccttccaaataattccacaaaatactgaataattccaaataataatttaatttccaattaaattaaatttagaaaatatggggtgttacaactctcccccactaaaagagttttcgtcctcgaaaacatacctcaagtagctagctcgtataagagtcctccacctgactctccagctcccaattaacattaccatcggtcaatcctcaaaatccatctgacataaccgacaggaaacatgtttcatacattcaaatcccagttcttacgtcgcatctgactatccaaaagtataccactcgctatagctccaaaaggttaacaacaacagaacattgaggtgcaacctatacaatacgctcaacagtcgagtaatacaattacacaatctatagtatgatcacactgatcaacactgcagtaatgcataccatctaccaaacataccaacctcagacatactcttccatctaagcgataaaataatacttacacttttcaccaaccgcttccttcaagaaactcaatactcatattcctataccattgaattccaattatctgactccccttaagtcaagccatcaattatccaatactttacattccgtttttccgcactactctgattactgatcacaatcatctataccaaatagatttctgagttactacatctattaacattccggccatcggaacgagtgcacacaagtaattaAAATCACGCTCATCAGTCTCAATACGCCATTTCTTACAAACAACTCgaattgagtttcgctcttttctaagaattaaatcaattcctcccttcatagagtataattcctcattatatctataatctacaataaccccttaacaacaacacaaaattattacaacgtcatatggcatcaactcttcgttttaatttcaccgaatacatactcgttaactacgtacaaccgtaataacatattcatcatctcggcaattattcaaaagagttataattcttcgacacgacatccttacatccactggattctaaatccaacatatagatcaatacatattctctatgtaggcttccgacatattaattccttacttcccgcgagtaatactcataacactactccacatcacactttcgctgcgcgactctgattacccgtcttaagtcatcatccaccatgttgcactctttcatattcacttcttcataagttcacacaacatggtgagtgattattctcacggcttagtattcatcacatcttaaaccattaaggtaacaaaacaagctcatcctatctatatgattccgtctactatcaacaagagattaagggtgatcaagtcctcaatttgtcaatagatagccgacaaccatatttaagcataaactgtcgttactacataatagtgtcctttccgagtttgcactcaattcattaacatcgtcatagtccaataattcactacggtgtccttctagaatatccttctgaagctcaaaacatcagttacacaaatccaatcactcaacctcattacatcgtttcgtcgattctgaattcaccgcctttactttggtaattcaaagtcaacctatcgatcaactcaacatcagctttctgaccttctctaatctcgtcaagaataccactcgtcatcttctagcatacccaatctaacactattaggagtgccttcacatactaactcaagtctctaaattgtccaattaaatccaactcattcatcattagcaccgacattttaaagacttcctacgcaacgtaataacacaacatttataactcgtggttttaatccaaattccatgacatccttcacgtccaaatatcattccactcggaatctcaacaaagtcttacTCACATTAACAGATGTTAGAAATTCcatacaattcttcttttatacttatcgttactttgccatcacaaatacgattctaagagttctaaagtttgttccatctttactactaattcactcttcactaaaatccattggcattcaaatcatctttattaccgaatatctcatcgacttattcatcaacaacatgtcctACTAAACTTCATTTCAAATAATCGGTAGTAgacattcttattcaacaagtttccacgcttccttaaccgacttctcaatatctccttataggatcaatatactgtatttataactcttccataaattagaacacaatccctcctcctcgtaggttcaaacggcacattaatccgacactcggaactcaagatatgaattttccaatcattgcccgaaaaatgcaacaccgacatcatgcagcgacactttatacgatatatccaaaacttctcaattggtaaattcaattcttaaaattactcctcaacaaaccttctaattattccttcgatccattcaacactgacactgacatcccgtgcagtaccaataaacaagtctagttataagaacaagagtaaccgtaacttcacctctttccaatgtcatcctgtcacaattaattatcttacagctgctgcaaccatttttatagcaAAGTTCacctcgttagctttccgacgcttcaaacggaactcaattcggatgtccagaactctagttatgaattttcgaagttccgcagctattcagcaactttcctgcgttttgcttacgaaaatctctctccaaaactcattctcttcaactctatcacattccaaacagccccttatcgtatctcttcacttccaaacatccttataacttaagcgacacattcccccgccgaagtccgctttctgcaacatcacgacaacaatcctccttgcaaactcgtaactgaacctcttccgagacgcaaggctactcaactgacaacttcgcagcacaccagcagagctgacacatcgcaactctccaatctccttctcttacaataagtgtcaattacctctaatcaccttccttcaagatgttccaactcaattcccagtgaagtcttaattccaagtcaccttcaactcgggaaacaacaaactccgacaacgctcgcactgtttccaacaacagcctactgaatcaatcttcttcaactgaaacataaccgagaagcgaagcttctcccccacttgtttcaatcccacacctgtaacaaacaaccaagtaccgacagtgattcactcacatgtcgcataccaaggaataaaaatgccgacagtattcaaccgtcgtgcaactcaactgactcaacaattggccggacggaccgacctgctctgataccactattgtaacacccctctaataccccgcggtaattaacaaaattaaatcagagtaaacatgcaaagggtgtcacaattcaaaaataaaagaaaacacacgttcgacaTATGTCATGCATGCACTGAAAtatctgaattataactcattagataaaaatcatgtttacacagcggaatcaaatcatcaagtcaacattacatcgttaatgtatcagacttcaaataaaacaaacaatagagttataatcgaaactcaaaacatcgcgttcccagtgttacatctatcagagcatgacaccgacacaacaactaaaccgacttatgagctaatcctcaccaagtcgaaagcagctatcctcaatctgaaaatatcaacagtaagggtgagtctcatcacagttaacaaatgttattgcatcttaaataacaacacatcatagtttatcattcacccaattacatcatattcagattatcaggaacatccatcgtttacacaaacatcatcagaacacatctttcacacagacaatcatactcaacactaattcaacaaaacacgcaagcaacacatcatcaatatttataacactggaatacttccaatcatgttataaaagtatgcatatgtatgaactgacactatgcatgtggtaccaacatcgtcAAATGGgactaacccatgaccgatccaacatcatccagatacggccctgccagcacagattcctcacaatgggaatcatgcccttcactgatccaacacacccttatggatacagtatcatcaatgcacatgaatgaatgcaacatatacaacatacttataccatcgtcaagtctaatgagtaacatcatcaaatactcatttcatcatcatcattaacatcatcatcatcaaagtatgtttatatacattagcatcattcaatacagtcaatcatcatcatcatcatcatcattaaagaacatacatgtgtccacatcaatcatcatcatcaataagaagaacacacatgtacccacatcattccaatacaatcaatcaacatcatacaattctctacaaatcatcacatcataatattttcaaaacaacatcttatattgtcacatttcatcatatatgtcaacaatacatcatccaatcaaacaaatcgtcacatgattaatatttcaacatagcatgtatttaacatatctcatcacatatatgtacaatacatcattcatcaagaaataaaatcatatttaaagataattggattcacacctcatttcatcatttaaaacacgtaggctatctcataagattcatcgtgctcgaaacggcactaaaaacggacctacggttcgaaagttacacatcatttaacttttccaagaaaacaactaacgctacagcacgcggcgcaaccaaagttcgcggcgcgacctgaaccacaaaaaacgcgttcgcggcgccaacctatgcacgcggcgcggaacgagaaaaagttacgccttcgcggcgccaacacgaggacgcggcgcgaactggcgatttcgcagactatcgggtctacgtcagatcctgcgatctgactcaatctgagtccaaaactgactctaaacatcatatgcaggcagttaatcatcaattgcatcactattcatcatcacacatcaaaacaacacataatctatcaataattcatgcaattttcatcaattcataacctccctaaacctaacatatgatccaattgactcaacaacatccctaatcaatattattatctaagaacacgataatagatgataaccagagagtccccccttaccttagccaagagttcctgatctttggtcctcttcctctttggttcctctttacgttcctcagctcttctcttccacttctcatttttcacgttctgactcttttcctcatttcccaattttccttatttcatgaaacataacattttaattagtaaaggctttactaacataataccccctctttactaacaccacacttggcccaatagcctatctcatatttccttccaaataattccacaaaatactgaataattccaaataataatttaatttccaattaaattaaatttagaaaatatggggtgttacatcagaCCTACAAGGTTTCAATGGCAATGTGAAGAAAACGTGGGGATTCGTCGAGCTTATCGTTTCGATTGGGTCGTCGGAAACCGCGAGGGCCGTCAAAGTCCAGTTCCTAGTCATCGATTTCCCCTCGATCTACCAATGCATCTTGGGACGCCCGACGCTGGCCGAACTAATCGTCGTCCCCTCAACCGTGCATCTCAAACTCAAATACTACACAGCCAAAGGACAAGTCACAACGCTCAACAGAGACATCGAAGCGGCAAGAAAGTGTTTCGAGGCCTC contains:
- the LOC131629649 gene encoding uncharacterized protein LOC131629649; its protein translation is MPAQPNVDKSKFCHFHKGHGHNTEECIHLKDAIEILIREGHLKQYAKKQEAAKEAKPVVEEKPAEDTPAMQVAMSITRPGDFYLSDWARVSSTPSPHSPWEFFPSAMVISGGGFSKLTVGSVKRKFDELISANSSKAATLDLAKGSSSPILFYMEELSGGAPNPTIPLLIRARMANFDVRRILVDQGSSVDIMYS
- the LOC131629647 gene encoding uncharacterized protein LOC131629647, with translation MTWYKSLPDESITSWKVLGKLFSRHFTASRRHPKSEASLEAIIQGKDESLRAYIERFNKEAAQVSTTAHLKKFLLEQGLRPRSDFAKAVGIETPATLDEFFLKAQAYIQYKEKETAHAVRNSRQEENTKGSR